From the Anaerolineae bacterium genome, one window contains:
- a CDS encoding HAMP domain-containing protein: MNLDYYMNYLIFSGALVVGWILILLTMYLIYHRGIAIRLTVILLGCVTVAALLAFVLGNEGITLVRVSIALVIGLPILIALFLMMIRQIVNPIKQVAAVAEGIAGGDLNQTITVKSKDEIGDMATAFRQMILNLSTLIGQVQQSAKQVADASQQLNASSEQAGAASQQVASTSQQVAQGTGRQTQAVTEITTNVEQIARAAEGVARGSQEQARSVQTTSELINEMAGLVESVSRIAGDAVEKVKEMGGRSREIGRIVETIDDIADKTDMLALNAAVEAARAGEHGRGFAVVADQVRKLSEDSKSATRDIANLIERVQAAVNEAIAAMEGAGAQAYYGGGGIRGAVAELKQKSDGVVAAIESVSTVVEENTAIAGEMAANAKEVTDSMEGIAGVAEENSAATEEVSASAEEMSAQIEEVVASSEELAALAEELRAATIQFRLKESH, translated from the coding sequence ATGAACCTGGATTATTATATGAATTACCTTATTTTTTCCGGCGCGCTGGTGGTTGGCTGGATATTGATTTTACTGACGATGTATTTGATCTATCATCGGGGTATTGCTATTCGCCTGACCGTTATTTTGTTGGGGTGTGTCACCGTTGCAGCTCTTTTGGCTTTTGTGCTGGGCAACGAGGGCATTACATTAGTCAGGGTTAGTATTGCGTTGGTGATTGGGTTGCCCATTCTGATTGCTTTATTTCTGATGATGATCAGGCAGATCGTCAACCCTATCAAACAGGTGGCCGCCGTGGCCGAAGGCATTGCCGGGGGAGACCTCAATCAAACTATCACGGTTAAAAGCAAAGATGAAATTGGCGATATGGCGACCGCCTTTCGGCAGATGATTTTGAATTTGAGCACCTTGATCGGCCAGGTGCAGCAGAGCGCCAAGCAGGTGGCCGACGCCAGTCAACAATTGAACGCTTCAAGCGAACAGGCGGGCGCGGCCAGCCAGCAGGTTGCTTCAACCAGCCAGCAGGTGGCCCAGGGCACCGGCCGCCAAACCCAGGCCGTCACCGAGATTACCACCAATGTTGAACAAATAGCGCGCGCGGCTGAAGGGGTGGCCCGGGGGTCGCAAGAACAGGCCAGAAGCGTGCAAACCACCTCGGAACTGATTAACGAAATGGCCGGTCTTGTGGAAAGTGTCAGCCGGATCGCCGGCGACGCGGTGGAAAAGGTCAAAGAAATGGGGGGGCGCTCCAGAGAGATTGGCCGTATTGTGGAAACAATTGACGACATTGCCGATAAAACCGATATGCTGGCCCTGAACGCGGCGGTGGAGGCCGCCCGCGCCGGCGAGCATGGCCGTGGTTTTGCGGTGGTGGCCGACCAGGTGCGCAAACTTTCTGAGGATTCCAAGAGCGCCACCCGCGACATTGCCAATTTGATTGAACGGGTGCAGGCCGCCGTTAACGAAGCCATTGCGGCTATGGAAGGCGCGGGCGCTCAGGCGTATTACGGCGGCGGCGGCATCAGGGGGGCCGTGGCTGAATTAAAACAAAAGAGCGACGGGGTGGTGGCGGCCATTGAATCGGTGAGCACGGTGGTGGAAGAAAATACGGCCATTGCCGGGGAAATGGCGGCGAACGCGAAAGAAGTAACTGATTCAATGGAAGGCATTGCCGGTGTTGCCGAAGAGAACAGCGCCGCCACCGAAGAGGTCAGCGCCTCGGCCGAAGAGATGTCGGCCCAAATTGAGGAAGTGGTCGCTTCTTCGGAAGAATTGGCCGCGCTGGCCGAAGAGCTGCGGGCGGCCACTATTCAATTTCGACTCAAAGAAAGCCATTAA
- a CDS encoding methyl-accepting chemotaxis protein: protein MDMRMLFQNSLVMLGLLIPAAAIVLLGVRILAGRGIVLKLGFAALTAIVVDVELGFILGQLGLTVINTIVLYTIGIITTILVLYVMFRVVVAPIQTLIAVGERIAQGDLRETASYESKDEIGQLATVLRATIAYQREMAAVAEKMAGGDLSADVSPKSADDVLGHAFTQMVAYQQQMAGAAARLAQGDVNAQITPSSEKDLLGNAFSRMVVYQQQMADAAGRLAQGDVSVEVTPQTNQDVLGHAFSQMIAYQRQMAEAAEHLARGNLAVDVAPQSNRDALGNAFSQMVVNLRKLIGQAQQSAAQVANASQQLNASAEQAGQASQQVASITQQIAQGTGQQTQSVTEVTGNAEQMARAAEGIARGAQEQAIGVQKTSGLIDEMDKIVGQVGEVANSVTGANAKVTQAARHGVSVVEQTSRGMGTIRARTVDAAEKVKEMGNRSKEIGRIVETIDDIADKTDMLALNAAVEAARAGEHGRGFAVVADQVRKLSEDSKSATRDIDKLIERVQDTVNEAIAAMENAAVEVDHGTQLAGDTTQSLQDILQAAEEAASLAEEINKAVTQLKQKSEGVVAAMEMVSTVVEENTASAEQMAANSQEVTQAMEGVSSVAEENSAATEEVSASAEEMSAQIEEMVASAEELAALAEELRTATAQFQV from the coding sequence ATGGATATGCGGATGTTGTTTCAAAACAGCTTGGTTATGTTGGGGTTGCTTATTCCTGCGGCGGCAATAGTTTTATTGGGGGTCAGAATTCTGGCCGGCCGGGGCATTGTTCTTAAGTTGGGTTTTGCCGCCCTAACCGCTATTGTGGTTGATGTAGAACTTGGTTTTATCCTGGGCCAGCTTGGACTTACGGTTATTAATACCATAGTGCTGTACACGATTGGTATTATCACCACCATCCTTGTGCTTTATGTGATGTTTCGGGTGGTTGTGGCGCCTATCCAAACCCTCATTGCCGTGGGAGAAAGAATCGCTCAAGGCGATTTGAGGGAAACCGCCAGTTATGAAAGCAAGGATGAAATTGGCCAATTAGCAACTGTGTTGCGGGCTACCATCGCTTACCAAAGAGAAATGGCCGCAGTGGCCGAAAAAATGGCCGGTGGAGACCTTTCGGCTGATGTGTCGCCCAAATCCGCCGACGACGTGTTGGGCCACGCTTTTACGCAAATGGTGGCTTACCAGCAGCAAATGGCCGGGGCGGCCGCTCGCCTGGCCCAGGGTGACGTAAACGCTCAAATCACCCCCTCATCCGAGAAAGATTTGTTAGGCAACGCCTTTAGCCGGATGGTGGTTTACCAGCAACAAATGGCCGACGCGGCCGGCCGTTTGGCCCAAGGCGACGTGTCGGTTGAAGTTACACCGCAAACCAACCAGGATGTGTTGGGCCACGCTTTTAGCCAGATGATTGCCTATCAACGGCAAATGGCCGAGGCCGCTGAACATCTGGCCAGGGGAAATTTGGCGGTTGACGTTGCGCCCCAATCCAATCGGGATGCTTTGGGCAATGCCTTTAGCCAGATGGTGGTCAATTTACGCAAGCTGATCGGCCAGGCGCAACAGAGTGCGGCGCAGGTAGCTAATGCCAGCCAGCAATTGAACGCTTCCGCCGAACAAGCTGGTCAGGCCAGCCAGCAAGTGGCTTCCATTACCCAGCAGATTGCCCAGGGCACCGGCCAACAAACCCAATCTGTGACCGAGGTTACGGGCAATGCGGAGCAAATGGCCCGCGCGGCCGAAGGTATTGCCCGCGGCGCGCAAGAGCAGGCCATAGGAGTTCAAAAAACATCCGGCTTGATTGATGAAATGGATAAAATTGTGGGACAGGTGGGTGAGGTGGCCAACTCGGTGACCGGGGCCAACGCTAAGGTTACCCAGGCGGCCCGCCACGGAGTTTCTGTTGTTGAGCAAACCAGCCGGGGGATGGGAACTATTCGCGCTCGCACCGTTGATGCCGCTGAAAAAGTCAAAGAGATGGGCAACCGCTCCAAAGAAATTGGCCGCATTGTGGAAACAATTGATGACATTGCCGATAAAACCGATATGCTGGCTTTGAACGCGGCAGTTGAGGCCGCCCGCGCCGGCGAGCATGGCCGTGGTTTTGCCGTAGTGGCCGACCAGGTGCGCAAACTTTCGGAAGATTCCAAAAGCGCCACCCGCGACATTGATAAACTCATCGAACGCGTGCAGGACACGGTTAACGAGGCGATTGCGGCCATGGAGAATGCCGCCGTTGAAGTTGATCATGGCACTCAGTTGGCCGGAGACACCACGCAATCATTGCAAGATATTTTGCAGGCGGCCGAAGAGGCCGCTTCGCTGGCCGAAGAGATTAATAAAGCGGTAACTCAACTCAAACAAAAAAGCGAGGGCGTGGTGGCAGCGATGGAGATGGTCAGCACAGTCGTTGAGGAAAATACGGCGTCGGCAGAACAGATGGCCGCCAACAGCCAGGAGGTGACTCAGGCAATGGAAGGCGTGTCCAGTGTGGCCGAAGAAAACAGCGCCGCTACCGAAGAAGTGAGCGCCTCGGCCGAAGAGATGTCGGCCCAGATTGAAGAGATGGTGGCCTCGGCCGAAGAACTGGCCGCCCTGGCCGAGGAATTGCGCACGGCCACAGCACAATTTCAGGTTTAA
- a CDS encoding chemotaxis protein CheA → MARKPKSTTLTFDITSDELEMFLDDVNERLQAMESGLLHLEKKSDPDTLNSVFRAAHTLKAFAGTVGHHQMADLTHAMETLFGEMREARLSPTQTIIDELLTAIDILKALRDEIVTRRPSGVDVVALLARLRALQNAENESEKPATVSAPIERQLMPEQAVLAREMVEAGQIALKIEVVTTAEAFAPAARLYQVALTLMEAGEIMAQQPGLDDITEEDKRLWLILVTSSEAEEVEQLLREIDDLAEFHVQPYPVAGVAQPDRALSPTTIEPGVEHALDKTVRISIERLDILMNLVGELVTNRTHLLQIENMLRAQYGKDGSVGALSEMAPHFSHVVDQLQQEVMRARMLPIASLFNKFPRLVRDVARAAGKQVSLIIEGEATELDRAVIEAVNDPLIHLLRNAVDHGLETPEVRQALGKSPTGVVRLAAAAVEGQIVVTVSDDGRGVDPDRIRRAAVQRGLFLEEEVNQLSQDEVVDLIFQPNLSTATHVTGTSGRGVGLDVVRANVERLSGSVVIESRAGQGATFRLTLPLTLALVQTMLVMVRNTLYAIPVTSINGAMYVAEATINTIKGKPALEWQGATLPLLDLRQIFNHPRSGAAATGQAKPSVVLVNWGKYQVGLAVDRIIGQQEIVVKSLSPLIGPTPGLSGATILGDGRIALIVDVPGLINNVLRAQRGLQKQGEK, encoded by the coding sequence ATGGCTAGAAAACCAAAATCCACAACGTTAACGTTTGACATTACCAGCGATGAACTGGAAATGTTTTTGGATGATGTCAACGAACGATTGCAAGCTATGGAGAGCGGCCTGCTCCATCTGGAAAAAAAGAGCGACCCTGACACCCTTAATTCCGTTTTTCGGGCGGCGCACACGCTCAAAGCTTTTGCCGGAACTGTGGGCCACCATCAGATGGCCGACCTGACCCACGCCATGGAAACACTTTTTGGCGAAATGCGGGAGGCCAGGCTGTCGCCCACCCAGACCATTATTGACGAGCTGCTGACCGCGATTGATATTTTAAAAGCTTTGCGCGATGAGATTGTCACTCGCCGGCCCAGCGGGGTTGACGTGGTCGCCTTGTTGGCCCGGCTGCGCGCGCTGCAAAATGCTGAGAATGAGTCAGAGAAACCGGCTACGGTTTCAGCCCCTATTGAGCGCCAACTAATGCCGGAGCAGGCCGTCCTGGCAAGAGAGATGGTCGAGGCCGGGCAAATTGCCCTGAAAATTGAGGTAGTCACGACAGCAGAGGCTTTTGCCCCGGCCGCCCGGCTCTACCAGGTGGCCCTGACGCTGATGGAAGCAGGAGAGATCATGGCGCAACAGCCGGGGTTGGATGACATCACAGAAGAAGATAAACGCTTGTGGTTGATCCTGGTCACATCGTCTGAGGCTGAAGAGGTGGAGCAACTCTTGCGTGAGATTGACGACCTGGCCGAGTTTCACGTTCAACCGTACCCCGTCGCTGGTGTGGCGCAGCCTGACAGAGCTTTGTCCCCCACTACCATTGAGCCGGGGGTTGAGCATGCGCTTGACAAAACCGTGCGCATCAGCATTGAACGGCTCGATATTTTGATGAACCTGGTCGGCGAACTGGTCACCAATCGCACCCACCTGTTGCAGATTGAAAACATGCTGCGAGCGCAATATGGCAAAGACGGGAGCGTGGGTGCTCTGAGCGAAATGGCGCCCCATTTTAGCCACGTGGTTGACCAGTTGCAACAAGAAGTGATGCGGGCGCGGATGCTGCCGATTGCTTCTTTGTTCAATAAATTCCCCCGCCTGGTGCGCGACGTGGCCCGCGCGGCCGGCAAACAGGTTAGCCTGATCATTGAAGGCGAGGCCACCGAATTGGACCGGGCCGTGATTGAGGCCGTTAACGACCCCCTGATCCATTTGTTGCGCAACGCGGTGGATCATGGCCTGGAAACGCCGGAAGTCCGGCAGGCTTTGGGCAAAAGCCCTACCGGCGTGGTGCGTTTGGCCGCCGCCGCCGTAGAAGGGCAGATTGTGGTTACTGTGTCCGACGATGGCCGGGGCGTTGACCCGGACCGCATCCGCCGGGCCGCGGTGCAGCGAGGGTTGTTCTTGGAGGAAGAGGTTAACCAACTGAGCCAGGATGAAGTTGTTGACCTTATTTTCCAGCCCAATCTATCAACGGCCACTCACGTTACCGGCACATCGGGCCGCGGGGTAGGGTTGGATGTGGTTCGCGCCAATGTTGAGCGGTTAAGCGGGTCGGTGGTGATTGAGAGCCGGGCGGGCCAGGGCGCAACCTTCCGCCTGACCTTACCGTTGACCCTGGCCCTGGTGCAAACGATGCTGGTGATGGTGCGAAACACGTTGTATGCCATTCCAGTTACCAGTATTAACGGGGCCATGTACGTGGCCGAAGCGACCATCAACACCATCAAAGGAAAACCCGCCCTGGAATGGCAAGGCGCAACATTGCCGCTTTTAGACCTGCGCCAAATTTTTAACCATCCCCGTTCAGGCGCGGCCGCAACCGGCCAGGCAAAACCCAGCGTGGTGCTGGTCAATTGGGGCAAATATCAGGTGGGCCTGGCTGTAGATAGAATCATCGGCCAACAGGAAATTGTGGTAAAATCTCTTAGCCCTTTGATTGGCCCCACGCCTGGCCTGTCGGGCGCAACGATTTTGGGGGATGGGCGCATTGCCCTGATTGTGGACGTGCCGGGCCTGATCAACAACGTTTTGCGGGCGCAAAGGGGTTTGCAAAAGCAGGGCGAAAAATGA